Proteins co-encoded in one Listeria ivanovii subsp. ivanovii genomic window:
- a CDS encoding heavy metal translocating P-type ATPase has protein sequence MSVVRNWMERNWQFVTTGISGILIIIGCIVGSEVGNFWTAVIFLSAFIIGGFEQAKEGIQATIKTKKLNVELLMILAATGASIIGYWFEGAVLIFIFSISGALETYTTNKSKREITKLMAFQPEKAFRLLPNGDMEEVAAKDLQLEDMVIVRPGESVPIDGVIVRGSTTLNEATINGESVPAMKTVGAEVFGGTVNVSSAITVKVTQTFDNTIFSKIIRLVETAQNEPSKTARFIERFEDTYVKAVLLFVLVMMFLPHFVLGWSWNETFYRAMVLLTVASPCALVASVTPATLAAISNGARHGILFKGGVHLENLRGVKAIAFDKTGTLTNGTPRLTDQLFKANLNEKRIINVVVAMERQSLHPLAAALTKELEAEVTENLVEIEVIDVPGWGVKAIYEGETWQIGKAGFVGGEAAKQFSGEVSEKLATEGKTIVYVAVDSEVIAMFALKDTCRQEAIQAVQALKSKGIKTIMVTGDNQQTGEAIQTELGMDYVVAGCLPEKKVDVIKELSVTYGSVAMVGDGINDAPALAHAAVGIAMGEGTDIAMETADVVLMKNDLEKIAYAYTLSERLHRISWQNICFAITVIVSLIAANVFQLINLPFGVVGHEGSTILVILNGLRLLKNNRKL, from the coding sequence ATGAGCGTGGTGAGGAACTGGATGGAGCGGAATTGGCAATTTGTCACAACTGGAATTAGTGGGATTTTGATTATTATCGGTTGTATCGTTGGAAGTGAGGTAGGAAATTTTTGGACAGCAGTGATTTTTCTTAGTGCATTTATTATCGGCGGTTTTGAGCAAGCAAAAGAAGGAATACAAGCTACGATAAAAACGAAAAAACTAAATGTGGAATTGCTGATGATTTTAGCTGCCACGGGTGCTTCGATAATCGGTTATTGGTTTGAAGGGGCCGTACTTATTTTTATTTTTTCCATTAGTGGAGCATTAGAAACGTATACAACAAATAAAAGTAAGCGGGAAATTACGAAATTAATGGCATTCCAACCAGAAAAAGCATTTCGGCTACTACCAAATGGAGATATGGAAGAAGTTGCAGCGAAAGATTTGCAGTTGGAGGATATGGTTATCGTACGCCCGGGCGAAAGTGTGCCGATAGATGGTGTAATTGTACGCGGATCAACCACTTTAAATGAGGCCACAATCAACGGAGAGTCTGTTCCAGCGATGAAAACAGTTGGTGCAGAGGTGTTTGGTGGAACGGTAAATGTCAGCAGTGCGATTACTGTCAAAGTGACACAAACATTTGATAATACGATTTTCAGTAAAATCATTCGACTGGTAGAAACTGCTCAAAATGAACCTTCAAAAACGGCACGATTTATTGAACGATTTGAAGATACGTATGTAAAAGCCGTGCTCTTATTTGTTCTAGTAATGATGTTTTTACCACATTTTGTCCTTGGGTGGTCATGGAATGAGACTTTTTATCGTGCCATGGTTTTACTCACGGTAGCATCTCCGTGCGCACTCGTTGCTTCGGTGACCCCAGCTACACTTGCTGCGATTTCAAATGGAGCACGCCACGGAATCTTGTTTAAAGGTGGGGTTCATTTGGAAAACCTGCGCGGGGTGAAGGCGATTGCGTTTGATAAGACGGGAACACTGACAAATGGGACGCCGCGACTAACAGATCAATTATTTAAAGCGAATCTGAATGAAAAACGTATTATTAATGTGGTTGTTGCGATGGAACGACAATCACTACACCCATTAGCTGCTGCACTTACAAAGGAACTAGAAGCCGAGGTGACGGAAAATTTGGTGGAAATTGAAGTCATCGATGTGCCTGGCTGGGGTGTAAAAGCAATTTATGAAGGTGAAACTTGGCAAATTGGAAAAGCTGGTTTTGTTGGTGGAGAAGCGGCAAAGCAATTTTCAGGGGAGGTTTCTGAAAAACTTGCTACTGAAGGGAAAACCATTGTGTATGTGGCGGTAGATAGTGAAGTAATTGCGATGTTTGCACTCAAAGATACTTGTCGACAAGAAGCAATTCAGGCTGTTCAGGCGTTAAAATCAAAAGGTATCAAAACAATTATGGTAACAGGCGATAATCAACAAACAGGAGAAGCGATTCAAACGGAGCTTGGAATGGATTACGTCGTTGCGGGCTGTTTACCAGAGAAAAAAGTCGATGTAATAAAAGAGTTATCTGTCACATACGGCAGTGTCGCGATGGTTGGTGATGGAATAAATGATGCTCCAGCGCTTGCACATGCAGCTGTTGGCATTGCCATGGGGGAAGGAACGGATATTGCCATGGAAACTGCCGATGTTGTATTGATGAAAAATGATTTAGAAAAAATTGCCTATGCGTATACACTTTCGGAACGACTTCACAGAATTAGTTGGCAAAATATTTGTTTTGCGATTACAGTGATAGTTTCCCTAATTGCCGCAAATGTATTTCAATTAATTAATTTGCCATTTGGTGTCGTGGGGCATGAAGGAAGTACAATATTAGTTATTTTGAATGGTTTAAGGTTGTTAAAAAATAATCGCAAACTATAA
- a CDS encoding transaldolase family protein has product MFLDSGNLEEIKKALQFTFFEGVTTNPTILLKENQPRKSHITQISAKLVFVQAAGLSEAEIWEDVLRIQAIQPADGVTIGLKIPAHEAGIKVITNVRAKFPEATILATAIFSSEQGYIAALAGADYLAPYYNRMEVSGLDAAKTIEELRYVLDLQDLQMVKIMGASFKNSRQIMQALASGADTVTISYDLFLQMMNKPLALESIEKFNEDNEALPE; this is encoded by the coding sequence ATGTTTTTAGATTCAGGAAATTTAGAGGAAATAAAGAAAGCGCTTCAATTTACGTTTTTTGAAGGGGTAACGACAAATCCAACTATTTTATTAAAAGAAAATCAACCAAGAAAATCGCATATTACCCAAATTTCTGCCAAATTGGTTTTCGTACAGGCAGCAGGATTATCTGAAGCAGAAATCTGGGAAGATGTTCTTCGGATTCAAGCAATTCAACCAGCTGACGGAGTGACTATTGGTTTGAAAATACCAGCCCATGAAGCGGGAATTAAAGTGATTACCAACGTGCGTGCCAAGTTTCCAGAAGCGACTATTCTAGCAACAGCAATCTTTTCATCTGAGCAAGGCTACATTGCTGCACTTGCAGGAGCAGATTACCTGGCCCCCTACTACAATCGTATGGAAGTTAGTGGGTTAGATGCAGCGAAAACAATAGAAGAATTACGTTATGTATTAGACCTACAAGACTTGCAAATGGTGAAAATTATGGGAGCAAGCTTTAAAAATAGTCGTCAAATCATGCAGGCGCTAGCGAGTGGGGCAGATACGGTTACCATCAGCTATGACCTATTTTTACAAATGATGAATAAACCACTAGCGCTTGAAAGTATTGAGAAATTTAACGAGGATAATGAAGCTTTACCTGAATAA
- a CDS encoding LTA synthase family protein — MILFYFLLIIGKFTFAYFQIFKDPNFLALGMDLLFIVLILGLIHLFAPVRSHIYWYAGMSLFVGILMLVCVLYARFYNEIPTYHSFSLIGEVGVVKNSATSLLSGTDWLYITDIILLPIILYFRIRKGHEFPSFRLTSRVYGMSSLSILLVLSGFTYFMMQQNIISDSKRAKRMGIFTFNVNVALTGSDHVKAADITAKNVRDIKGVEQNKNPDYFGAAKGKNLIIVQLESFQRNLTHVEINGQSITPTLDSLESETMYSNKFFQTVSKSNTADAEWSVYTSTFPSGYYTNTQTYGDRVIPSMPRLLGKNDYATETFHTNDASFYNRDEFYPAVGFDNFYDRKFFGDEDVIGFSPSDEVLYNKAFPILEDQYKNNQKFYAQLISVSSHMPFDIPDKKKEIDLPSDLKDTELGNYFEAIHYADKQLGAFVQKLKDSGIWDDSVVVFYGDHHIIKTDQLPEEQKKYVNRSSELKVDPADDYRIPFFLHYPGMENPGEIRNVGGEIDIMPTVMNLLGINTGDQIMFGDDILNTTNNYVPERYTMPEGSYFTNSYMYQPDESFETGAATNYNGTNKELSNEVKKKFDASRKLLQYSDSYVNNLPLRDEDK, encoded by the coding sequence TTGATTTTATTTTATTTTTTACTAATTATTGGTAAGTTTACTTTTGCCTATTTCCAAATTTTTAAAGACCCCAATTTTCTGGCACTTGGAATGGATCTCCTTTTCATTGTATTAATTCTTGGGCTTATTCATTTGTTTGCACCAGTTCGCTCACATATTTATTGGTATGCTGGAATGTCGTTATTTGTCGGTATCTTAATGCTCGTTTGCGTTCTTTATGCTCGTTTTTATAATGAAATTCCGACCTACCACAGCTTTTCCCTTATCGGTGAAGTTGGTGTAGTGAAAAACAGTGCTACTAGTTTACTTAGTGGAACAGATTGGCTCTATATTACGGATATTATATTGCTTCCTATCATCCTTTATTTCCGTATTAGAAAAGGACATGAGTTTCCTTCTTTCCGTTTAACTAGCCGGGTCTATGGTATGTCTTCCCTTAGTATTTTACTTGTACTTAGTGGATTTACTTATTTCATGATGCAACAAAATATCATTAGTGACTCTAAACGTGCTAAGCGAATGGGTATTTTTACTTTTAACGTTAACGTGGCTCTTACTGGCTCTGATCATGTAAAAGCAGCTGATATTACTGCAAAAAACGTCCGAGATATTAAAGGTGTTGAGCAAAACAAAAATCCAGATTATTTCGGTGCAGCTAAAGGAAAAAATCTTATCATCGTTCAATTAGAGTCATTCCAACGTAATTTAACGCATGTCGAAATTAATGGTCAGTCGATTACGCCTACGTTAGATAGCCTAGAAAGCGAAACGATGTATTCTAACAAATTTTTTCAAACCGTTTCAAAATCAAATACAGCAGATGCAGAATGGTCGGTTTATACATCTACCTTCCCAAGTGGTTATTATACGAATACGCAAACTTATGGCGACCGTGTAATTCCGTCTATGCCACGTTTGCTCGGTAAGAATGATTACGCAACAGAAACCTTCCACACAAATGATGCTAGTTTCTACAATCGTGATGAATTTTATCCAGCCGTCGGTTTTGATAATTTTTATGATCGAAAATTCTTTGGTGATGAGGATGTTATTGGATTTTCGCCAAGTGATGAGGTTCTGTACAACAAAGCCTTCCCAATTTTAGAAGACCAGTACAAAAATAACCAAAAATTTTATGCGCAACTAATTAGCGTAAGTAGCCATATGCCATTTGATATTCCAGACAAAAAAAAAGAAATTGATTTACCGAGTGATTTAAAAGATACCGAACTTGGTAATTATTTTGAAGCCATTCATTATGCGGATAAGCAACTCGGCGCCTTTGTTCAAAAATTGAAAGATAGCGGTATTTGGGACGATTCAGTAGTCGTTTTCTATGGTGATCATCATATTATTAAGACCGATCAACTTCCTGAAGAACAAAAAAAATACGTTAATCGTTCCTCTGAGCTAAAAGTAGACCCAGCAGACGACTACCGCATTCCGTTCTTCTTACATTATCCTGGGATGGAAAACCCCGGGGAAATAAGAAATGTCGGTGGCGAAATTGACATTATGCCAACTGTCATGAACTTGCTTGGCATCAATACAGGTGACCAAATTATGTTTGGCGATGACATCTTAAACACAACGAATAACTATGTCCCTGAGCGTTACACGATGCCAGAAGGAAGTTATTTCACAAATTCCTACATGTATCAACCAGACGAAAGCTTCGAAACTGGTGCAGCAACCAATTACAACGGAACAAATAAAGAGTTATCCAACGAAGTAAAGAAAAAATTCGATGCTAGCCGAAAACTCTTGCAGTACTCAGATAGTTATGTAAATAATTTACCACTACGAGATGAAGATAAATAA
- a CDS encoding amino acid permease gives MNSLFRKKPLNELLHNKSGSTQLKQTLGPLDLTLLGVGAIVGTGIFILPGTVAAKSAGPAIIFSFVIAAIVCAIAAMCYSEFASSVPVAGSAYTYGYVVFGELIGWLLGWALILEYGLAVASVASGWSSYLNALLSGFHITIPKVVSGPFNPDVGTLINLPAIFIVLIIAFLLTLGIKESTRINTIMVAIKVGVILLFLVVGVFYVKPDNWQPFMPFGISGVMNGAALVFFAYLGFDAVSSAAEEVKNPQRTMPIGIIGSLLICTVLYVAVSAVLTGMVPYTDLNVTDPVAYALQIIHQDWVAGIVSLGAVVGMITVILVMSYGATRLIFAMGRDGLLPKVLAEISEKHQTPVKNTWIFAVIVAIISGLVPLDKLAELVNIGTLLAFMMVSIGIIFLRKNKSIQQSGFKVPFYPVLPVVSFLLCAFLISRLSVHTWILCGIWFVMGLIVYFSYGRKHSELSEK, from the coding sequence ATGAATTCTTTATTTAGAAAAAAGCCATTAAACGAATTACTGCATAATAAAAGTGGCAGTACACAACTGAAACAAACGCTCGGTCCACTTGATTTAACATTGCTTGGTGTTGGAGCGATTGTTGGGACGGGGATATTTATTTTACCAGGGACTGTTGCTGCAAAAAGTGCTGGCCCGGCAATTATCTTCTCCTTTGTTATTGCTGCCATTGTTTGTGCCATCGCGGCGATGTGTTATTCAGAGTTCGCATCGAGCGTTCCTGTTGCCGGGAGTGCTTATACATATGGCTACGTGGTTTTTGGTGAGTTAATTGGTTGGTTGCTAGGTTGGGCGCTTATTTTGGAATATGGGCTTGCTGTTGCTTCTGTCGCAAGTGGTTGGTCTTCTTATTTAAATGCACTGCTTTCTGGCTTCCATATTACGATTCCGAAAGTGGTATCTGGCCCTTTTAATCCAGACGTAGGTACATTGATTAATTTACCTGCTATCTTTATCGTACTTATTATTGCTTTTTTACTAACTCTTGGAATAAAAGAGTCAACGCGTATTAATACGATTATGGTTGCGATTAAAGTGGGCGTTATCTTATTATTTTTAGTTGTTGGAGTATTTTATGTTAAACCCGATAATTGGCAACCTTTCATGCCATTTGGAATAAGTGGTGTGATGAATGGGGCAGCATTAGTATTTTTTGCTTACTTAGGTTTTGATGCTGTTTCTTCAGCCGCAGAAGAGGTGAAAAATCCACAGCGAACGATGCCAATTGGAATTATTGGCTCCTTGCTAATTTGTACCGTATTGTATGTAGCTGTTTCGGCTGTTTTAACTGGGATGGTTCCTTATACAGATTTAAATGTAACAGACCCAGTTGCATATGCCCTGCAAATAATTCATCAAGACTGGGTGGCGGGAATTGTTTCGCTTGGAGCAGTTGTTGGAATGATTACCGTTATTTTGGTTATGAGCTACGGAGCAACAAGGCTTATTTTTGCAATGGGACGTGACGGCCTTTTACCAAAAGTATTAGCAGAAATTAGTGAAAAGCATCAAACTCCTGTTAAGAATACTTGGATATTTGCAGTGATTGTTGCCATTATCAGTGGCCTTGTACCACTCGATAAACTAGCAGAACTTGTAAATATTGGGACCTTACTTGCTTTTATGATGGTGTCAATTGGAATTATCTTCTTACGTAAAAATAAATCGATTCAACAAAGTGGTTTCAAAGTACCGTTCTATCCTGTGCTACCAGTTGTATCATTCCTGTTATGCGCGTTTTTAATTAGTCGTCTATCGGTTCATACCTGGATTCTTTGTGGTATCTGGTTTGTTATGGGTTTAATTGTCTACTTCAGCTATGGTAGAAAACATAGTGAATTGTCGGAAAAATAA
- a CDS encoding VOC family protein has protein sequence MNKINEIMRLGEVVLNVGHLEEMAGFYQEVIGLTLLEENERVVRLGVSGSNEALLVLRKIDNAVVSEVPRIGLFHTAFLLPTRESLANVLVHLAKSGYPIDGAGDHAYSEALYLHDIEGNGIEIYADRAKANWMRDGEGNLPMVTEEVDVDSLLRIATEETFAGLPADTKIGHVHLQVADVDKAEQFYLSALGMNLTTTIPSARFFAAGDYHHHIGTNMWSGRKLENRQDQEVGLAWFTIITPDKEAISKQLEEQGYQVNRFENTISVIDSSGIMIHFK, from the coding sequence ATGAATAAAATAAATGAGATAATGCGACTTGGTGAAGTGGTACTAAATGTAGGTCATTTAGAAGAGATGGCAGGATTTTATCAAGAAGTCATAGGTTTAACATTACTGGAAGAAAATGAGCGAGTAGTTCGACTTGGAGTGAGCGGATCAAATGAAGCGCTACTTGTTTTACGAAAAATAGATAATGCAGTCGTATCAGAAGTGCCACGGATTGGGCTTTTCCATACTGCTTTTCTTTTACCGACGAGAGAGAGTTTGGCAAATGTATTAGTTCATCTGGCAAAATCAGGTTATCCAATTGATGGAGCAGGAGATCATGCTTACAGTGAAGCACTTTATTTGCATGATATAGAAGGAAATGGAATTGAAATTTATGCAGACCGAGCTAAAGCAAATTGGATGCGTGATGGCGAAGGGAACTTGCCAATGGTGACCGAAGAAGTAGATGTGGATAGTTTGCTTCGAATTGCTACGGAGGAAACTTTTGCTGGATTGCCTGCTGATACGAAAATTGGTCACGTTCATTTACAAGTCGCTGATGTTGATAAAGCAGAACAGTTTTATCTCAGTGCGCTTGGGATGAATTTAACAACGACGATTCCTTCTGCACGTTTTTTTGCAGCAGGCGATTATCACCATCATATTGGAACAAATATGTGGTCGGGGCGAAAGCTTGAAAATCGGCAGGATCAAGAAGTAGGACTTGCTTGGTTTACCATTATAACTCCGGATAAAGAAGCGATTAGTAAACAGTTGGAAGAACAAGGTTATCAAGTGAATCGCTTTGAAAATACGATTTCTGTAATAGATTCTAGTGGGATTATGATTCATTTTAAATAA
- a CDS encoding magnesium transporter CorA family protein, with product MIEFFKTTNEKMEQLSSLEEGCWVKVTSPTEEEIERLSKGMDVPKPYILDALDSEERSRIELKRAEEDVRHSLVIVDCPYESEDELGYAMYETLPIGIVLTKSHLVTISLRDLPILSDVRSMKLEVYDTTNHKQFLLKLLYAVSYYYLKYLNQIIKQTNNLELQIKQSMKNEQLYAFMAVQKSLVFFATALQSNKAILDKMEDVEHFMQQEENHDLLRDVIIENKQAIAMTDTYTQIISGMSDVFSSVISNNLNIVMKFLTSFTIILSLPTIVASIYGMNIKLPFMHNDHAFALILLFTLLITTGVTVIFWRRKYF from the coding sequence ATGATTGAATTTTTTAAGACAACTAATGAAAAAATGGAGCAACTTTCGTCTTTAGAAGAAGGTTGCTGGGTTAAAGTGACTTCTCCTACAGAAGAAGAAATTGAGCGTCTAAGTAAGGGGATGGACGTTCCAAAACCTTATATTTTAGATGCACTTGATTCGGAAGAGCGTTCTCGAATAGAATTAAAACGAGCCGAGGAGGATGTAAGGCACTCGCTTGTTATTGTTGATTGTCCTTATGAATCAGAGGATGAGCTTGGCTACGCGATGTATGAAACACTTCCGATTGGCATTGTTTTAACAAAAAGCCACCTTGTTACTATTTCCTTACGAGACTTGCCAATCTTGTCGGATGTCCGTTCGATGAAGTTAGAAGTCTATGATACAACCAATCACAAGCAATTTTTGTTAAAATTATTATATGCCGTTTCTTATTATTACCTCAAATATTTAAATCAAATCATCAAACAGACAAATAATTTAGAATTACAGATCAAACAATCCATGAAAAACGAGCAACTCTATGCGTTTATGGCTGTTCAGAAAAGTTTAGTTTTTTTTGCAACAGCGCTTCAATCTAATAAAGCAATCCTCGATAAAATGGAAGATGTCGAACATTTTATGCAGCAAGAAGAAAATCATGATTTACTCAGAGATGTTATTATTGAAAATAAACAAGCAATTGCGATGACGGACACATATACACAAATCATTAGCGGAATGTCGGATGTATTTTCATCAGTTATTTCTAATAATCTAAATATTGTTATGAAATTTTTAACTTCTTTTACGATTATTTTATCATTACCAACCATTGTAGCAAGTATTTATGGGATGAATATTAAGCTACCATTTATGCATAACGATCACGCATTTGCATTAATTCTTTTATTTACGCTACTAATCACAACGGGAGTAACAGTGATTTTTTGGCGTAGAAAATACTTTTAA
- a CDS encoding GntR family transcriptional regulator has product MEKQTYEKLAYYTIKEKILSGKLHVGQHISEAGIAKELSISRTPVRKAIAVLVSEELIEYELNRGAIVIESSMSAGRFIELLEMAEILIVQTIDKCQNKNLTYKPEKGDEILNEMRQIQREEDVDVYLTLLSKWLLQFVSQLANIYAEDIVRKMKRDFFNKAQKDIKMIPVLLEDETLDGIDQLTNHMVAKEYDLAKEVINRLVNLYIIRTFR; this is encoded by the coding sequence ATGGAAAAACAAACATACGAAAAACTAGCATATTATACAATCAAAGAAAAAATTCTCAGTGGAAAGCTTCATGTCGGGCAACATATTTCAGAAGCGGGTATTGCAAAAGAATTATCTATTAGTAGAACACCAGTAAGAAAAGCAATCGCAGTTTTAGTGTCAGAAGAATTGATTGAATATGAACTGAACCGCGGAGCAATTGTGATTGAAAGCAGTATGAGCGCGGGCCGTTTTATTGAATTACTTGAAATGGCAGAAATCCTTATTGTCCAAACTATTGATAAGTGTCAAAATAAAAATCTAACTTACAAACCAGAAAAAGGCGACGAAATACTCAATGAAATGCGGCAAATACAAAGAGAAGAAGATGTGGATGTATATTTAACATTACTCAGCAAATGGCTATTACAATTTGTTTCACAATTAGCCAATATTTATGCAGAAGATATTGTGCGGAAAATGAAGCGTGATTTCTTTAATAAAGCACAAAAAGATATTAAAATGATTCCAGTGCTGTTAGAAGATGAGACGCTTGATGGCATAGATCAACTGACAAATCATATGGTGGCAAAAGAATATGATTTAGCAAAAGAAGTAATAAATAGATTAGTGAACTTGTATATAATTCGTACATTTAGATAA
- a CDS encoding YhgE/Pip domain-containing protein, giving the protein MRKVYEIFILDWRRLFKAPLALLLVIALIILPSLYAWFNIEALWDPYSNTSGIKVAVSIDDKGAEVDVPGTEPEQINVGNQLKKTLEKNDKLGWTFVSEKEAEKGVKSGKYYAAIHIPKDFSADMVSVVSDNVQKPTIDYYVNEKINAIAPKMTESGATTIVNQISSEFVGTVSKAVLEEFNKAGIDLENELPTIRRLKTKVFQVQDALPEIKKMGAEAVKIEAKLPELKAKANQVVELNKKIPELNQATENVLLVEQQLPKIDQLGEDLLILQKKIPEIKQIASSVKEVDENFGTIKKTVNDAVGESGKALDVIDGAMDAIPTVQKIAQNGSGYVDRVADFAEEINQSFNTLAPAIKQNLTLMKQMADNVYQVTEAIKNGSISRDQAITELKKMEQDIDSLQQMITEQTKTLESLNETLPNKPFTDLITNLKTIHSELTTQKATITKVRTQLENGEQPSEELLNTLNTQAKMVSEKLQQILANYDTEIVPNIKTGLNQIQADLKDSQKLLQNLQAKIPEITQVLQDSKKTLQTGQTYLKEFQARLPEIQKTLDDATQVIDSKLDTIIAGINEAANFYQNDYPNVKANIKKAADFIRNDLPGLEKEINQASNLIQEKMPEFEKAVTIAANLSREELPEFEKAINNAVNKITDFDKNYDLQSIIKMLRNDADKDSSFIASPVSLKETSYYPIPNYGSASSPFYTALCLWVGALLLVSLLRVDVEVPAGIFNHYHRYFGRLLTFLSIGLMQALIVTLGNIFLLGVSIAEPLLHVLFSMLISVVFMTIVYTLVSLFNNVGKGIAIILLVLQISGAGGNFPIQVSPPFFQAIYPFLPFTYAVSLIRESVGGLYMPTVWIDISVLAGFAILFIGFGVLLKKPLDKIIPKLSEKAKRSKLIH; this is encoded by the coding sequence ATGCGGAAAGTATACGAAATTTTTATTTTAGACTGGCGCCGCTTATTTAAAGCGCCTTTAGCATTATTATTAGTTATAGCACTAATTATTTTACCATCACTTTATGCCTGGTTTAATATCGAAGCGCTTTGGGACCCATACTCTAATACTTCTGGGATTAAAGTAGCGGTTTCGATTGATGACAAGGGGGCAGAAGTGGATGTCCCTGGAACCGAGCCAGAGCAGATTAATGTCGGAAATCAATTGAAAAAAACATTAGAAAAAAATGACAAACTTGGTTGGACTTTTGTTAGTGAAAAAGAAGCTGAAAAAGGTGTGAAAAGCGGGAAGTACTACGCAGCTATACATATCCCGAAAGATTTTTCTGCCGACATGGTTTCCGTTGTTAGTGATAATGTTCAAAAGCCGACTATTGATTACTATGTCAATGAAAAGATTAATGCCATCGCGCCAAAAATGACCGAAAGTGGCGCAACAACCATTGTCAATCAAATTAGTTCGGAATTTGTCGGGACTGTCAGTAAAGCTGTTTTAGAAGAATTTAATAAAGCTGGAATTGATCTTGAAAATGAACTTCCAACAATTAGACGTTTAAAAACAAAAGTTTTCCAAGTACAAGATGCTTTACCAGAAATAAAAAAAATGGGTGCAGAAGCTGTGAAAATCGAAGCGAAACTCCCAGAATTAAAAGCTAAAGCGAATCAGGTTGTGGAGTTAAATAAAAAGATTCCAGAACTTAATCAAGCAACCGAAAATGTATTATTAGTCGAGCAACAATTGCCGAAAATAGATCAACTCGGTGAAGATCTACTCATTCTTCAAAAGAAAATTCCTGAAATTAAGCAAATTGCTTCCTCAGTAAAAGAAGTGGATGAAAATTTTGGAACGATTAAAAAGACAGTGAATGACGCTGTGGGTGAGTCTGGAAAAGCACTTGATGTCATTGACGGAGCAATGGATGCCATTCCTACTGTTCAAAAAATTGCTCAAAATGGTAGTGGTTATGTAGATAGAGTAGCTGATTTTGCAGAGGAGATTAACCAGTCATTCAACACATTAGCGCCGGCAATTAAACAAAATCTAACCTTAATGAAACAAATGGCAGATAATGTGTACCAAGTTACCGAAGCAATCAAAAATGGTTCCATCAGTCGAGACCAAGCAATCACGGAATTAAAGAAGATGGAACAAGACATTGATTCATTACAACAAATGATTACAGAACAAACCAAGACGTTAGAAAGTTTAAATGAGACTTTGCCGAATAAGCCGTTTACTGATTTGATTACCAATCTAAAAACCATCCATTCAGAGTTAACTACACAAAAAGCAACGATTACAAAAGTTCGCACACAGCTTGAAAATGGCGAGCAACCTTCCGAAGAACTTTTAAATACGTTGAACACGCAAGCAAAAATGGTGAGCGAGAAATTGCAGCAAATTTTGGCCAATTATGATACAGAAATTGTCCCCAATATTAAAACTGGCTTAAATCAAATTCAAGCCGATTTAAAAGATAGCCAAAAGCTACTGCAAAATTTACAAGCAAAAATTCCGGAAATTACTCAAGTGTTACAAGACTCGAAAAAAACACTCCAAACCGGTCAGACATATTTAAAAGAATTCCAAGCTCGTTTGCCAGAAATTCAAAAAACATTAGATGATGCAACCCAAGTAATTGACTCCAAGTTGGATACAATTATCGCTGGCATTAACGAAGCCGCTAATTTTTATCAAAATGATTATCCTAATGTGAAAGCAAATATCAAAAAAGCTGCCGATTTTATTCGTAACGATTTACCGGGCTTAGAAAAAGAAATTAATCAAGCCTCCAACCTGATTCAAGAAAAAATGCCGGAATTTGAAAAAGCCGTGACGATTGCCGCGAACCTTTCTCGCGAAGAATTACCGGAATTTGAAAAAGCGATTAATAATGCAGTGAATAAAATTACCGATTTTGATAAAAATTATGATTTGCAAAGTATCATTAAAATGTTAAGAAATGATGCAGATAAGGATAGTTCGTTTATTGCGAGTCCAGTGAGCCTAAAAGAAACAAGTTACTATCCAATTCCGAATTATGGTTCTGCTAGTTCCCCATTTTATACAGCACTTTGTTTGTGGGTCGGGGCATTGTTACTTGTTTCCTTACTTCGGGTCGATGTAGAAGTACCGGCGGGAATCTTTAACCATTACCACCGTTATTTCGGTCGATTGCTTACTTTCTTATCTATTGGATTAATGCAGGCTTTAATTGTTACACTAGGTAATATTTTCTTGTTAGGTGTATCTATCGCAGAACCACTCTTGCATGTACTCTTTAGTATGCTCATTAGCGTTGTGTTTATGACAATCGTTTATACACTTGTGTCACTATTTAACAATGTCGGAAAAGGTATTGCGATTATCTTACTCGTGCTTCAAATCTCTGGAGCAGGTGGAAACTTCCCAATCCAAGTATCTCCGCCATTTTTCCAAGCAATCTATCCGTTCTTGCCGTTTACTTATGCGGTTAGTTTAATCCGAGAAAGTGTTGGTGGGCTCTATATGCCAACTGTTTGGATAGATATTAGTGTTCTTGCTGGATTTGCAATTTTATTCATTGGATTCGGAGTATTGCTCAAGAAACCGCTCGACAAAATTATTCCCAAACTATCGGAAAAAGCCAAACGAAGCAAGTTAATCCATTAA